The following proteins are co-located in the Oenanthe melanoleuca isolate GR-GAL-2019-014 chromosome 4, OMel1.0, whole genome shotgun sequence genome:
- the SLC10A4 gene encoding sodium/bile acid cotransporter 4 has protein sequence MASSAQPPAAAGGAGPDGGALAQGGGETFGDRSLSQGLSVLVGLGLCATMLGLGCAVELGQLGQQLRRPVGLLLALLGQFVAMPLVAFLLALIFALDEVAAVAVLLCGCCPGGNLSNLMSVLVDGDMNLSIIMTASSTLLALFLMPLCLWIYSRHWINTAVVQLLPLGAVSLTLGSTLLPIGLGVLIRYRHPRAADLLVKISLWSLLVTLVVLFILTGTMLGPDLLAQIPASVYAIAVLMPLAGYALGYGLATVFKMPPHCRRTVSLETGCQNVQLCTAILKLTFSPEIIGSMYMFPLLYALFQSAEAGLFVLAYKMYGRDSYKQDTLGEEEDTDISYKKLKEEEVADTSYGTVTTEEHNSIQMEPTQTAL, from the exons ATGGCCAGCTCCGCGCAgcccccggcggcggcggggggcgccgGCCCCGACGGCGGGGCGCTGGCACAGGGGGGCGGCGAGACTTTCGGGGACCGCTCGCTCAGCCAGGGCCTGAGCGTGCTGGTGGGTCTGGGGCTCTGCGCGAccatgctggggctgggctgcgcCGTGGAGttggggcagctggggcagcagctccgGCGGCCCGTAGGGCTGCTGCTCGCGCTGCTGGGACAATTCGTGGCCATGCCACTGGTGGCCTTCCTCCTCGCCCTCATCTTCGCCCTGGACGAGGTGGCGGCCGTGGCTGTACTGCTGTGCGGCTGCTGCCCCGGCGGCAACCTCTCCAATCTCATGTCGGTGCTCGTCGACGGGGATATGAATCTGAG CATTATCATGACGGCCTCCTCCACGCTGCTGGCCCTCTTCCTGATGCCCCTCTGCCTCTGGATCTACAGCCGCCACTGGATCAACACGGCCgtggtgcagctgctgcccctgggggCGGTGAGCCTGACGCTGGGCAGCACCCTGCTGCCCATCGGCCTGGGGGTGCTGATCCGCTACCGGCACCCCCGCGCCGCCGACCTCCTGGTCAAG ATTTCCCTGTGGTCTCTCTTGGTGACTCTGGTGGTCCTGTTCATCCTGACTGGGACCATGCTGGGCCCAGATCTGTTGGCACAGATTCCTGCGTCTGTCTACGCCATTGCAGTGCTGATGCCTCTGGCAGGGTACGCCTTGGGATACGGCTTGGCCACGGTCTTTAAAATGCCCCCACACTGCAGGAGAACAGTATCTTTGGAAACAGGGTGCCAAAACGTCCAGCTCTGCACCGCCATTCTAAAACTCACCTTCTCCCCGGAGATCATAGGGAGCATGTACATGTTTCCCCTGCTTTATGCGCTTTTTCAGTCAGCAGAAGCAGGACTGTTTGTGCTGGCATACAAGATGTATGGAAGAGACAGCTACAAGCAAGATACACTTGGTGAAGAGGAAGACACAGATATTTCCTACAAGAAACTGAAGGAAGAGGAGGTAGCTGATACTTCATATGGCACAGTGACCACAGAGGAGCACAACTCCATTCAGATGGAGCCGACTCAGACGGCGCTTTAG